One segment of Candidatus Pelagibacter ubique HTCC1062 DNA contains the following:
- a CDS encoding DMT family transporter: MKAIIFNLLAWVMLPIMDGFAKYLSADMPVLQITWARYFFTVAFTLPIMFLFYNKQLVWTDKPKLQIIRGLILLSANICFFYAISVISLAKALTLAFVAPLIVTAFSPIFLGEKVGIRRWTAVIIGFIGSLVVIRPGFVEINLASLAALGTGVMYGFYLIITRKLSTSDNPLLTLLLTGLVGLIAVSGLMPFVWVNPTPSQWSMMASIGVFACIGHLFLILSLKYADASKLAPFSYFEIITNIIIGYYFFSDFPDNWTFLGLSIIIMSGVYISRRESYIKSY, from the coding sequence ATGAAAGCCATCATATTTAACCTTTTAGCCTGGGTAATGCTTCCAATCATGGATGGTTTTGCAAAATATTTAAGTGCCGATATGCCCGTTTTACAGATCACGTGGGCTAGATATTTTTTTACGGTCGCATTCACTCTTCCAATAATGTTCTTGTTTTATAATAAGCAGCTTGTTTGGACAGATAAGCCTAAGTTACAAATAATAAGAGGGTTAATACTACTTTCTGCTAATATTTGTTTTTTCTACGCAATATCTGTTATCTCTCTAGCTAAAGCTCTGACACTTGCTTTTGTAGCACCTTTAATTGTTACTGCATTTTCTCCTATATTTTTGGGTGAGAAGGTGGGTATAAGAAGGTGGACTGCTGTTATTATAGGATTTATAGGCTCTCTAGTGGTTATAAGACCAGGTTTTGTGGAGATTAACTTGGCCAGTCTAGCTGCATTAGGAACAGGTGTAATGTATGGTTTCTATTTAATAATTACACGTAAATTAAGCACTTCAGATAACCCTTTATTAACTTTATTACTAACCGGATTAGTTGGGTTAATCGCCGTTTCAGGATTAATGCCATTTGTATGGGTTAATCCAACTCCTTCTCAATGGTCTATGATGGCCTCAATAGGCGTATTTGCCTGCATTGGGCACTTATTTCTTATATTATCACTTAAATACGCTGATGCCTCTAAATTGGCTCCATTTAGCTACTTTGAAATCATTACTAATATAATTATTGGGTATTACTTCTTTAGTGACTTTCCTGATAATTGGACATTCTTAGGCTTATCCATTATTATTATGAGTGGAGTTTATATCTCTAGAAGAGAATCTTATATAAAATCCTATTAA
- a CDS encoding AEC family transporter, producing the protein MEIYLKLFEVLFPVFFVVGIGYYLGKNNPKLDTSFITTFAANIGTPAMIIYSLTSTGMSFDIFKNYFWYYLIAIFIFTIVGIVFLFFLNTKDIIRELPPFVMPNTGNMGLPICLFAYGTQGLGIAAAISALIVLCHFTLGVFLADRKFDISVILKNPPFYAIIISVIFLYFRIELPLFVENTTFLLMYATIFLILMSLGIALTRFKIFSFKKAFISSIGRVILGPIIGFSIIKYFNLSGFAAGVLLIQCSMPSAVLNYLVASIYSPKKIVDSVASTIVVSTVMSFFTIPVVVFFALKYFN; encoded by the coding sequence ATGGAAATATATCTAAAACTGTTTGAGGTTTTATTTCCTGTCTTTTTTGTTGTTGGTATTGGTTATTATCTTGGCAAAAATAATCCGAAATTAGATACATCTTTTATTACTACCTTTGCAGCAAATATTGGTACTCCAGCAATGATAATATATTCTTTAACATCAACTGGAATGTCTTTTGACATTTTTAAAAATTATTTTTGGTACTATTTGATAGCAATTTTTATTTTTACAATAGTAGGTATAGTTTTTTTATTTTTTTTAAATACTAAAGATATTATTCGTGAGTTACCCCCTTTTGTTATGCCTAATACTGGTAATATGGGTTTACCAATATGTTTATTCGCTTACGGCACTCAAGGTTTGGGTATCGCTGCTGCAATTTCAGCCTTAATAGTGCTATGCCATTTTACTCTTGGAGTATTTCTTGCTGATAGAAAATTTGATATAAGTGTAATTCTTAAAAACCCACCTTTTTATGCAATTATAATTTCAGTAATCTTTCTATACTTTAGAATAGAACTTCCTCTCTTCGTTGAAAATACAACTTTTCTGCTAATGTATGCTACGATTTTTTTAATATTAATGTCTTTAGGAATTGCTCTTACTCGTTTTAAGATTTTTTCATTCAAAAAAGCATTTATATCATCAATAGGAAGGGTAATACTTGGCCCAATAATTGGTTTTTCAATAATAAAATATTTTAACCTTTCAGGTTTTGCTGCTGGTGTTCTATTAATTCAATGCTCAATGCCCAGCGCTGTTTTAAATTATCTTGTGGCATCAATTTATTCGCCAAAAAAGATTGTAGATAGTGTTGCTAGTACCATTGTTGTTTCAACAGTCATGTCTTTTTTTACTATTCCTGTTGTCGTATTCTTTGCTTTAAAATACTTTAATTAA
- a CDS encoding homoserine dehydrogenase produces the protein MKNIINIAVVGLGQVGIYLLNELNTKKKDIELKTGKKINVVAVSARSISKKRRFKVNKKIFFKNPLEIFDKTKVDILFEAIGMSDGISKKVVETALKNKIHVITPNKALISKHGDYLGKLAEENNVNLEFEASVAGGIPILRTIKEGLATNKISKVYGILNGTSNYILSEMENSNDSFLNVLKKAQKLGYAEPGNPKLDLNGFDAFAKVRILSALAFNTKISKHKCLLEGIEKIELKDIEISNQLNLRIKLLGISELINGQLFETVHPCLVSKSSYIGNVGGVMNAVILEGKPVGESILQGEGAGPGPTSSSLLSDLLSILRGNIKKPFGIPGSKRKLIKCYNVNNYVNSLYLRFEVKDKPGVLSTITNRLAKYKISVKRLIQTPDKKNNKATIVIITHKTNELNSKNCLSVFNKDKNILRYPTLIRIYN, from the coding sequence ATGAAAAATATAATCAACATTGCTGTAGTTGGTCTAGGACAAGTTGGTATTTATTTGTTAAATGAACTTAATACTAAAAAAAAAGATATTGAACTTAAGACAGGTAAAAAGATTAACGTTGTAGCTGTTTCGGCAAGAAGCATTTCTAAAAAAAGAAGATTTAAAGTTAATAAAAAAATTTTTTTTAAAAACCCATTAGAAATTTTTGATAAGACCAAAGTAGATATTTTATTTGAAGCTATAGGTATGTCAGATGGGATTTCAAAAAAAGTTGTGGAAACTGCTTTAAAAAATAAAATACATGTAATCACTCCTAATAAAGCACTTATCTCTAAACATGGTGATTATTTGGGAAAATTAGCAGAGGAAAATAATGTTAATTTAGAATTTGAAGCATCTGTTGCTGGTGGTATTCCAATATTAAGAACCATTAAAGAGGGTCTTGCAACTAACAAAATTTCTAAAGTTTATGGAATTTTAAATGGTACTTCTAATTATATTCTTTCAGAAATGGAAAATTCTAATGATAGTTTTTTAAATGTATTAAAAAAAGCTCAAAAATTGGGATACGCTGAACCAGGTAACCCTAAATTAGATTTAAATGGTTTTGATGCATTTGCTAAAGTAAGAATTTTGTCTGCTCTAGCTTTTAATACTAAAATTTCAAAACATAAATGCTTATTGGAAGGTATTGAAAAAATTGAATTAAAAGACATAGAAATTTCCAATCAATTAAATTTACGAATCAAACTCCTTGGCATTTCAGAACTAATTAATGGCCAACTTTTTGAAACTGTACACCCATGCTTAGTTAGTAAAAGTTCTTATATTGGTAACGTTGGTGGTGTTATGAATGCTGTTATTCTCGAAGGAAAACCTGTGGGTGAAAGTATATTGCAAGGGGAGGGAGCTGGCCCTGGACCTACTTCTTCATCTTTATTATCAGATTTACTTTCAATTTTAAGAGGTAATATTAAGAAGCCATTTGGTATTCCAGGCAGTAAACGTAAATTGATTAAATGTTACAACGTTAATAATTATGTAAATTCACTATATTTGAGATTTGAAGTTAAAGACAAACCAGGTGTTTTATCAACAATCACAAACCGACTAGCTAAGTATAAAATTTCAGTAAAAAGATTAATCCAAACTCCTGACAAAAAAAATAATAAAGCTACTATTGTTATTATTACTCATAAAACTAATGAACTTAATTCTAAGAACTGTCTTTCTGTTTTTAATAAAGACAAAAATATTCTAAGATACCCAACATTGATTAGAATTTATAATTAA
- the argC gene encoding N-acetyl-gamma-glutamyl-phosphate reductase — protein sequence MPKLNVLVAGSTGYIGVQLIKLLVKHSNVNIKYLCGNTSVGKNISSYEKSLSSKKLPKIIRYNKELLKNIDLVFTALPNGEAQDISNDLLKHNILIDLAADFRLNKASNYLKWYKQKHRSVKNIKKSIYSLPEINGDKLKKFNIIGCPGCYPTSILLPLIPLVRKNLIKTDNVIIDSKSGYSGAGRGVHKKYKNKNLYESLSAYGVGFHRHNSEIQQEIENYTKKKFSFTFTPHLTPMFRGILSTIYLDLNKGVGIKNLENTLKSQYSKNRFVKILKTNSLLSTNDVINTNNCSIVICKTKYKNRVIILSVIDNLIKGGAGQAIQNMNIKYGFNETKGLI from the coding sequence ATGCCTAAGCTTAATGTTTTAGTTGCTGGTTCAACAGGTTATATTGGTGTTCAATTAATTAAATTATTAGTTAAACACAGCAATGTTAACATTAAATATCTTTGTGGTAATACGTCTGTTGGAAAAAATATTTCAAGTTATGAAAAGTCATTAAGTTCAAAAAAATTACCTAAAATTATTAGATACAATAAAGAACTTTTAAAAAACATAGACCTTGTTTTTACAGCTCTACCTAATGGTGAAGCACAAGATATTTCAAATGATTTATTAAAACACAATATATTAATTGATTTAGCTGCAGACTTTAGACTTAATAAAGCATCAAATTATCTAAAATGGTACAAACAAAAACACAGATCTGTCAAAAATATTAAAAAATCAATTTATTCATTACCAGAAATAAATGGTGACAAATTAAAGAAATTTAATATTATCGGATGTCCAGGTTGCTACCCAACATCAATACTTTTACCACTTATTCCATTAGTTAGGAAAAATTTAATAAAAACAGATAATGTTATTATAGATTCAAAATCTGGTTACTCTGGTGCTGGAAGAGGCGTGCATAAAAAATATAAGAATAAAAATCTTTATGAATCCTTAAGCGCTTATGGTGTTGGTTTCCATAGACATAACTCTGAAATTCAACAAGAAATCGAAAACTACACTAAAAAGAAATTTTCTTTTACATTCACACCCCATTTAACACCAATGTTTAGAGGGATACTTAGTACTATTTACTTAGACCTTAACAAAGGTGTAGGTATTAAAAATTTAGAAAACACTTTAAAGAGTCAATATTCAAAAAACAGATTCGTTAAAATTTTAAAAACAAATTCATTGTTAAGTACAAATGACGTAATTAACACAAATAATTGCTCTATAGTAATTTGTAAAACTAAGTATAAAAATAGAGTTATTATTTTATCTGTTATTGATAATTTGATTAAAGGTGGGGCAGGTCAAGCAATACAAAATATGAATATCAAATATGGTTTTAATGAAACAAAAGGATTAATTTGA
- the rpsI gene encoding 30S ribosomal protein S9: MVTTATPNKVSTKKPKIKLDFKDSKYATGRRKKSIAKIWVKKGTGKIYVNGRTMDEYFTSGSHKMQITRPFEIINQATDYDVRCSVAGGGHTGQAGAMVHGIAKALILFDSENRAVLKTEKLNTRDSRSVERKKPGRRKARRSFQFSKR, encoded by the coding sequence ATGGTAACAACAGCTACACCAAATAAAGTATCTACAAAAAAACCTAAAATTAAATTAGATTTTAAAGATAGTAAATACGCAACTGGTAGAAGAAAAAAATCTATTGCAAAAATTTGGGTGAAAAAAGGTACAGGCAAAATTTACGTTAATGGCAGAACTATGGATGAGTATTTCACTAGCGGAAGTCACAAAATGCAAATCACAAGACCATTTGAGATTATAAACCAAGCAACTGATTATGATGTAAGATGTAGCGTAGCAGGTGGTGGTCACACAGGTCAAGCTGGTGCAATGGTTCATGGTATTGCTAAAGCATTAATCTTATTTGATTCAGAGAATAGAGCAGTACTTAAGACAGAAAAGCTTAATACTAGAGACTCTAGATCGGTTGAAAGAAAAAAACCTGGTCGTAGAAAAGCAAGAAGAAGCTTCCAATTCTCGAAAAGATAA
- the rplM gene encoding 50S ribosomal protein L13, with product MTKFLKSGDLNSNWFEIDAKNAVVGRLASIIAMIVRGKNKTTFTPHMDDGDFVVVKNVEQAKFTGKKFKDKKYYRHTGHPGGIKEITPEKLLEKNKPGETLKLAIKRMLPGGVLGRKQLTKVKIYAGEEHPHAAQNPKLLDLGKLNSKNLIRN from the coding sequence ATGACAAAATTTCTAAAAAGTGGTGATTTAAACAGTAACTGGTTTGAGATAGACGCTAAAAATGCTGTAGTTGGCAGATTAGCTTCTATTATTGCTATGATTGTTAGAGGAAAAAATAAAACAACTTTTACACCTCATATGGATGATGGTGATTTTGTTGTTGTTAAAAATGTTGAACAAGCAAAGTTCACAGGAAAAAAATTTAAAGATAAAAAATATTATAGACATACTGGTCACCCAGGTGGAATTAAAGAAATTACTCCTGAAAAGTTATTAGAAAAAAATAAACCTGGCGAGACATTAAAATTAGCTATTAAAAGAATGTTACCTGGGGGAGTTCTAGGAAGAAAACAGTTAACTAAAGTAAAAATTTATGCTGGTGAAGAACACCCTCATGCAGCACAAAACCCAAAACTTTTAGACCTAGGTAAATTAAACAGTAAAAATTTAATAAGAAATTAA
- a CDS encoding O-acetylhomoserine aminocarboxypropyltransferase/cysteine synthase family protein, whose protein sequence is MSTKRQNPETIAIHGGDYRSDPTTKAVAVPIYRTTSYQFDSTEHAANLFALKEFGNIYTRIMNPTNDALEKRVASLEGGLACLTVASGQTASTFAILNVAQAGDNIVSSTDLYGGTISLFTHTLSKLGIEVRYADPSDPKNFEKAVDDKTRAFYGETLPNPYLRVFPIKEVSDIGKKYNIPLIMDNTAAPVICKPLEHGAAVVVYSLTKYIGGHGTVVGGALVDGGNFDWTADPKRQPLFNEPDASYGGAIWGKVVPELTGANVSFAVRARVTLLRDLGSALSPDNAFGIIQGLETVALRMKQHCSNASKVVDYLKKNKEVTRVIYPTEHEGKIADRAKKYLNEGNGGLVGIELKGGIEAGKRFIESLKMFYHVANIGDARSLAIHPATTTHSQLTEKELLASGVTPGYVRLCIGIEHIDDIIEDLDQALNKSSKGNLKAVS, encoded by the coding sequence ATGAGTACAAAAAGACAAAACCCTGAGACTATAGCTATACATGGTGGTGATTATAGAAGTGATCCAACAACCAAAGCAGTAGCAGTTCCAATTTATAGAACAACATCGTATCAATTTGATAGTACTGAACATGCTGCAAATTTGTTTGCTCTTAAGGAATTTGGAAATATTTATACAAGAATAATGAATCCAACAAATGATGCTCTTGAAAAAAGAGTTGCTTCATTAGAAGGAGGATTAGCCTGTTTAACAGTAGCATCTGGACAAACCGCATCAACTTTTGCAATTTTAAACGTTGCACAAGCCGGAGATAATATAGTCAGCTCTACGGATTTATATGGAGGTACTATTTCGTTATTCACGCATACATTAAGTAAACTTGGTATTGAAGTTAGATATGCAGACCCTTCTGACCCAAAAAACTTTGAAAAAGCTGTTGATGATAAAACTAGAGCTTTTTATGGTGAGACTTTACCAAATCCTTATTTGAGAGTTTTTCCAATTAAAGAAGTTTCTGATATTGGTAAAAAATACAATATACCATTAATAATGGACAACACAGCTGCTCCTGTAATTTGCAAACCTTTAGAACATGGTGCTGCTGTAGTAGTTTATTCATTAACAAAATATATAGGTGGTCACGGTACAGTTGTAGGTGGAGCTTTAGTTGATGGAGGTAATTTTGATTGGACAGCTGATCCCAAAAGACAACCTTTATTTAACGAACCTGACGCAAGTTACGGTGGAGCTATATGGGGAAAAGTGGTTCCAGAATTGACTGGGGCTAATGTTTCTTTTGCAGTAAGAGCGCGGGTTACATTACTAAGAGATCTTGGTTCTGCCCTATCACCTGACAATGCATTTGGAATTATTCAAGGGCTTGAAACAGTTGCTCTTAGAATGAAACAACACTGCTCAAATGCATCAAAAGTTGTTGACTATTTAAAGAAAAATAAAGAAGTAACAAGAGTAATCTATCCAACAGAACATGAAGGTAAAATTGCTGATCGTGCTAAAAAATACCTTAATGAAGGAAATGGTGGTTTAGTTGGTATCGAGCTCAAAGGTGGTATTGAAGCAGGTAAGAGATTTATCGAGTCTTTAAAAATGTTTTATCATGTTGCAAATATTGGGGATGCAAGAAGTTTAGCAATTCATCCTGCAACAACAACTCATAGTCAGTTAACAGAAAAAGAATTGTTAGCCTCAGGTGTAACTCCTGGATACGTAAGATTATGTATTGGTATTGAGCATATAGATGACATTATTGAGGATTTAGACCAAGCTTTAAATAAATCTTCTAAAGGGAATTTGAAAGCAGTTAGTTAG
- a CDS encoding COX15/CtaA family protein yields the protein MFVNSDNYIKYLKLWLITLFSLIVLMVAVGGLTRLTDSGLSITAWELFTGILPPMNINEWNFYFTEYKKIPEYKNINYGMSLDEFKVIFYWEYAHRLLARFVGLFTLVPLLFFTLYFKKTLHYSNKYYWIFFLVCLQGFIGWYMVSSGLIENNDVSHFRLSIHLSLALFILCLIFWYILDIHKIKKFENKIPNLFLLFILKLIVLQIVLGAFLSGLDGGLIYNSWPDMNGSFFPNDVSYGDLITTQLFNNPSIIQFLHRSTAYLLLFFIIILNFIYFKKQYDFKYVLFFDVAILFQIFLGIITLISGVEITYASLHQLGSILVLSSYFLILYKNSN from the coding sequence ATGTTTGTAAATAGCGACAACTATATAAAATATTTAAAATTGTGGTTAATAACTTTATTTTCATTAATTGTTCTTATGGTAGCTGTCGGTGGTCTTACTAGATTAACAGACTCTGGTTTATCAATCACAGCTTGGGAGCTTTTTACTGGAATACTCCCACCTATGAATATTAATGAGTGGAATTTTTATTTCACAGAATACAAAAAAATTCCTGAATATAAAAATATTAACTACGGCATGTCCTTAGATGAATTTAAAGTTATTTTTTATTGGGAGTATGCTCATAGATTGTTAGCAAGATTTGTAGGTTTGTTTACTTTAGTGCCTTTGCTTTTCTTTACTCTCTATTTTAAAAAAACTCTGCATTATTCTAATAAATATTATTGGATTTTTTTCCTTGTGTGTCTTCAGGGGTTCATCGGTTGGTATATGGTATCTAGTGGATTAATTGAAAATAATGACGTTAGTCACTTTAGACTTAGCATTCATTTATCTTTGGCTTTATTTATTTTATGTTTAATTTTTTGGTATATTTTAGATATTCATAAAATTAAAAAATTTGAAAATAAAATTCCAAATTTATTTTTATTATTCATACTTAAATTGATAGTTTTGCAGATTGTATTGGGTGCTTTCTTATCAGGTTTAGATGGTGGTCTCATCTATAATTCATGGCCTGATATGAATGGTAGTTTTTTTCCAAATGATGTTAGTTATGGTGATTTAATTACTACTCAATTATTTAACAACCCATCAATTATTCAATTTTTGCATAGATCAACTGCATATTTGCTTCTTTTTTTTATAATCATTTTAAATTTTATCTATTTTAAAAAACAATATGATTTTAAATATGTATTATTTTTTGATGTTGCTATCTTGTTTCAAATTTTTTTAGGAATTATAACTTTGATTTCTGGTGTAGAGATTACATATGCTTCACTACACCAGCTAGGTTCAATATTAGTTTTGAGTTCTTATTTTTTGATATTATATAAAAACTCTAACTAA
- a CDS encoding chorismate mutase, translating to MSPTNKKKLNQIRIKLDKLDNDLLKLIKKRSSLVNEVLKVKIHKKEIIDQKRINFILKKIKKKSIQTNIDPKITNRIWKNMIWSFIDYEKRNFRKK from the coding sequence ATGTCGCCTACAAATAAAAAAAAACTAAATCAGATTAGAATTAAGCTTGATAAACTTGATAATGATTTACTTAAATTAATCAAAAAAAGATCTTCATTAGTCAATGAAGTGCTAAAAGTAAAAATCCATAAAAAAGAAATAATTGATCAAAAAAGGATCAATTTTATACTTAAAAAAATTAAAAAAAAATCAATACAAACTAATATTGACCCAAAAATCACTAATAGAATTTGGAAAAATATGATTTGGTCTTTTATTGATTACGAAAAAAGAAATTTTAGAAAAAAATAG
- a CDS encoding 50S ribosomal protein L33, producing MAKKTHVKVRLVPEAKPDSPFFYYVKKPAGGEKAKVKLSAKKYNPSTRKHEMFVEKKLPPHSK from the coding sequence ATGGCAAAAAAAACGCACGTTAAAGTTAGATTAGTACCAGAGGCTAAACCTGATAGTCCTTTTTTTTATTATGTTAAAAAACCTGCGGGTGGTGAAAAAGCTAAAGTTAAATTGTCTGCAAAGAAATATAACCCTTCTACAAGAAAACATGAAATGTTTGTGGAAAAAAAATTACCTCCACACAGTAAATAG
- a CDS encoding MerR family transcriptional regulator translates to MIHKNSDAYKSIGEVAKILGLVNKKKGTLNTHTIRFWEKEFKQIKPKILNGNRRYYNNDTIEVLKKVKYLLKDQGMTIIGVKKVFNSDKSLKLDELPNNSINADYNLKNKLKKISDLIKKIKSLK, encoded by the coding sequence ATGATTCATAAAAATAGTGATGCTTATAAGTCAATAGGTGAGGTTGCTAAAATTCTTGGTCTTGTAAACAAAAAAAAAGGAACCTTGAATACTCATACTATTCGATTTTGGGAGAAGGAATTTAAGCAAATTAAGCCAAAAATTTTAAATGGTAATAGAAGATATTATAATAATGATACTATTGAGGTTTTAAAAAAAGTTAAATATCTACTGAAAGATCAAGGAATGACAATTATTGGTGTTAAAAAAGTTTTTAATTCTGATAAATCATTAAAACTTGACGAATTACCAAATAATTCTATAAATGCTGATTATAATTTAAAAAATAAACTTAAGAAGATTTCTGATTTAATAAAAAAAATAAAAAGTTTAAAATAA
- a CDS encoding integration host factor subunit alpha has translation MQRTNLTKKDLINSIYMQIGFSKNISENLIDDFLITIVDNLKIEKKLKLSKFGTFSIRAKKSRIGRNPKTKEQTTISNRDVVLFKASKEFKDLVNSKNDS, from the coding sequence ATGCAAAGAACAAACTTAACAAAAAAAGATCTTATAAATTCAATTTATATGCAAATTGGTTTTTCAAAAAATATATCTGAAAATTTAATTGACGATTTTCTAATTACAATAGTAGACAATTTAAAAATAGAAAAAAAATTAAAGCTCTCTAAATTTGGTACTTTTTCTATAAGAGCAAAAAAAAGTAGAATTGGACGAAATCCCAAAACAAAAGAACAAACAACTATATCTAATAGAGATGTTGTTTTATTTAAAGCTTCTAAGGAATTTAAAGATTTGGTAAATTCTAAGAATGATTCATAA
- the plsX gene encoding phosphate acyltransferase PlsX codes for MSKIIKIAVDAMGGDNSPKKIIDGINHHYKSNTNTFYQIFGDKEKIQNYINQLPTSSFEIIHTKDLVKGTDSPLEGAKRGKNTSMWLAIQSVKEKKSDIVISAGNTGALLVISKLNLKMIENIDKPALSALWPNKKNMSVVLDLGANIECSPKNLIDFSIMGSSLFKSLYPDDTAKVALLNIGSEEIKGNETIKETYQQLNQRNNTDFEFKGYIEGNQLMNGDVNVIVADGFTGNIALKTAEGTANFITSELKKAMTGNIVGKISSLLNISNLKKFKERLDPRLYNGAIFIGLDSPVIKSHGGTDYIGFSNSLSVCTRIVTGNLIEKIRNNIC; via the coding sequence ATGAGCAAAATAATAAAAATTGCAGTTGATGCAATGGGTGGAGATAATTCACCAAAAAAAATTATTGATGGAATTAATCATCATTATAAAAGTAACACTAATACTTTTTATCAAATTTTTGGTGATAAGGAAAAAATCCAAAATTATATCAATCAATTACCCACATCTTCATTTGAAATAATTCACACCAAAGATTTGGTTAAAGGAACTGATAGTCCTTTAGAAGGAGCTAAAAGAGGAAAAAATACTAGTATGTGGTTAGCCATACAAAGTGTTAAAGAAAAAAAATCTGACATAGTTATTTCTGCCGGTAACACTGGAGCATTACTTGTTATTTCAAAACTTAATCTAAAGATGATTGAAAACATTGATAAACCAGCTCTTTCTGCTTTATGGCCAAATAAAAAGAATATGAGTGTAGTGTTAGATTTAGGAGCTAATATCGAATGTAGTCCAAAAAATTTAATTGATTTTTCTATAATGGGATCTTCGTTATTTAAATCGTTATATCCTGATGATACCGCTAAAGTTGCTTTATTAAATATAGGGTCTGAAGAAATTAAAGGTAATGAGACTATCAAAGAAACTTACCAACAATTAAATCAAAGAAATAACACTGACTTTGAGTTTAAGGGTTATATAGAAGGTAATCAGTTAATGAATGGCGATGTAAATGTTATCGTTGCAGATGGATTTACTGGGAATATTGCTTTGAAGACAGCCGAAGGTACTGCAAATTTTATTACCAGTGAATTAAAGAAAGCCATGACAGGTAATATTGTTGGTAAAATTTCATCTTTACTAAATATTTCAAATTTAAAAAAATTTAAAGAAAGATTAGATCCAAGACTTTATAATGGTGCAATTTTCATAGGTTTAGATTCTCCTGTTATTAAAAGCCATGGTGGAACAGATTATATAGGTTTTTCAAACTCATTAAGTGTTTGTACTAGAATTGTCACTGGAAATTTAATAGAAAAGATAAGAAACAACATATGTTAA
- the rpmF gene encoding 50S ribosomal protein L32, producing the protein MAVPKRKQSPSRTGMRRAQNMKFKSTNIVEDKKSGEYRLPHHLDLKTGMYRGRQVLDPKE; encoded by the coding sequence ATGGCTGTACCTAAACGAAAACAATCACCGTCAAGAACTGGAATGAGAAGAGCTCAGAATATGAAGTTCAAATCTACCAATATTGTTGAGGACAAGAAATCTGGAGAATACAGATTGCCTCATCACTTAGATCTAAAAACAGGTATGTATAGAGGTAGACAAGTTTTAGATCCTAAGGAATAA
- a CDS encoding ubiquinol-cytochrome C chaperone family protein, which translates to MDKNYINIYNNLVQLTRNKDLYKDFKNQDTFSDRLIFFLLHFAFFLKVYKENNDKKILQEIYDFTFRQVELSIREIGYGDQSINKKMKDYLNLFYGMIDKIHSWDELDIESRNSILVNFLDNSSNIEYLVNYFENYRLNLKNNTLNSYIKGVVKH; encoded by the coding sequence ATGGATAAAAACTATATAAATATTTACAACAATTTAGTTCAATTAACTAGAAATAAAGATTTGTATAAAGATTTTAAAAACCAAGACACTTTTTCTGATAGATTAATATTCTTTTTACTTCATTTTGCTTTCTTTTTGAAAGTTTATAAGGAAAATAATGATAAAAAAATACTACAAGAGATTTATGATTTTACCTTCAGACAAGTTGAATTAAGCATCAGGGAAATTGGTTATGGTGATCAATCAATTAATAAAAAAATGAAAGATTACCTAAACTTATTCTATGGAATGATCGACAAAATTCACAGTTGGGATGAATTAGATATAGAATCTAGAAACTCTATTTTGGTAAATTTTTTAGATAATTCATCTAATATTGAGTATTTGGTTAATTATTTTGAAAATTATAGGTTAAATTTAAAAAATAATACTTTAAATTCTTATATAAAAGGTGTAGTTAAGCACTAA